The following nucleotide sequence is from Rhizobium sp. EC-SD404.
CGCTGCTCGGCATCCGCCACATCGTGCTGGCCGTGAACAAGATCGACCTGGTCGATTTTTCGCAGGAGCGCTTCGAGGCGATCCGGCGCGACTACGAGGCATTTGCCGCTTCGCTGGGTTTCCGCTCTATCGTGGCGATTCCGCTCTCGGCCCGCTTCGGCGACAATGTGATCGCGCCGTCGGCGAACATGCCCTGGTATGGCGGGCCGTCTTTGCTCGGTCACCTCGAAACGGTGAATGTCGACGACGATCTCGCCGGCAAGCCGTTCCGTTTCCCCGTCCAGTTCGTCAGCCGGCCGCATCTGAACTTTCGCGGCTTCCAGGGCCAGGTCGCCTCGGGCCGTATCGCCGTCGGCGACACGGTCGCGGTTGCGAAATCCGGCGTTACGACGCGGATCAAGCGCATCGTCACCATGGCGCATGACGGCACCGACTGCGATCTCGAAGAAGCGCGTGACGGACAGAGCGTCACCCTAGTGCTGGCCGACGAGGTAGACTGCTCGCGCGGCGACATACTCTCGACCGCTACCGAGCGACCATCCGCAGCCGACCAATTCGGCTGTGATATCATTTGGCTTTCTGAACACCCGCTTTTCGCCGGCCGGTCCTACCTGCTTCGGACTGAAACACAATCGATCAATGCGACAATTACAGAAATAAAGGCGAGTATTGATATCAATACATTCGTTCATATAGCGACTAAATCGATTTCGATTAACGAAATCGGCAAATGTAACATTTCGACACAACAGCGGTTGGTATTTGACACCTATGAAGAGAACAGGGCTACTGGCTCGTTTGTCCTGATAGATAGAATAAGCAACGAAACTGTCGCGGCCGGCCTAATCCGTCACCCGTTGAGGCGCGCGGAAAACATTCATTGGCAGGCGCTAGACATTGATCGCATCGCTCGTGCGCGTCAGAAAAAGCAGCAAGCGACCGTATTTTGGTTCACTGGACTATCGGGCTCCGGCAAATCGACTATTGCCAATTTTGTTGAAAAACGAATGCATTTAGAAGGACGCCATACCTTTATCCTTGATGGCGACAATGTTCGACATGGTCTCAATCGCGATCTCGGCTTCACGGAGGCCGATCGCGTCGAAAACATCCGCCGCGTCGCTGAAGTTGCAAAATTAATGGCCGACGCCGGTCTTATTGTGCTTGTTTCGTTCATCTCACCGTTCCGGGCGGAGCGTGAAATGGCTCGTCAGGTTATTGGTCCTAACGAGTTCGTTGAGATTTATGTCGATACGCCATTCGACGAATGTGCCCGGCGTGATCCCAAAGGGTTGTACAAAAAGGCTTTCGCTGGTCAGCTCAAAAACTTCACCGGTATCGACTCACCATATCAGCCCCCCCTCAACCCCGAAATACACCTACAAACAGTGCAGCACTCGATCGAAGAGCTGGTTCAGCAGGTCTACGAATATTTTGAAATGCACAATGGTATCTGACATGGACGAGCTAGTGCTAACCACCGACCATGGGAGATCTCTCCTTAGGTCAATTGAAGATGCCGCGTTGGTAGCAGCTGCAATGATCATGCAGCAGCGCCACCGAGGCGTGACCGTTCAACTAAAGTCCGACCAATCACCCGTTTCTACGGCCGATGTGGAGGCTGAACGCGCCATATGCACGATGCTCGAACGACAACATCCATTAATACCCATTGTGGCCGAAGAACGAGCTTCAAGCGGCCAGATTGCGAATGATCTTGGTGATACCTTCTTCCTCGTCGATCCACTTGACGGGACCAAGGAGTTTCTTGCAGGCCGAACCGATTTCACGGTTAACATCGCTTTGATCATAAAAGGCTCGCCCGTGGCTGGAGCAATCATCTCACCCGCCTTGGGACGAATGTACTCTGGGTTACGGGGATCTGAAGCTTCCACCGTGGAGATAGACGTCAATAGCTTGGATTGGCGCGGAAACTCCAAGCCGCTCATCGTTAGATCACCGAGTAAGATGGAGATTGCCGTCGCAAGCAGATCCCATCGATGTTTCGAGACCGACGAGTTCATTAAGCGGAAGGGCGTGCAGAAAGTTGTTTCTGCAGGGTCATCCTTAAAATTCTGTATGATCGCTGAGGGGCTAGCCGATGTTTATCCCCGTTTCGGGCGTACCATGGAATGGGATACAGCAGCCGGCGACGCAATCCTTCGGGCCGCTGGTGGACGGACAGTCGATACCTCAGGACGAGATTTAATTTACGGAAAGCGCCATGACGGGACGACCAATGATTTCGCCAATCCCGCCTTTATCGCAATAGGGGCCGACTATCCCCTATGAGTCAAATGCTGGAGCGCGAAATAACCACTGCGTACGGGCAGATATCTAGTCCGGACCGGGGCATCGGATTTAATCGTCAAGCCGCTGCACTGGCACGGC
It contains:
- the cysC gene encoding adenylyl-sulfate kinase, with product LLGIRHIVLAVNKIDLVDFSQERFEAIRRDYEAFAASLGFRSIVAIPLSARFGDNVIAPSANMPWYGGPSLLGHLETVNVDDDLAGKPFRFPVQFVSRPHLNFRGFQGQVASGRIAVGDTVAVAKSGVTTRIKRIVTMAHDGTDCDLEEARDGQSVTLVLADEVDCSRGDILSTATERPSAADQFGCDIIWLSEHPLFAGRSYLLRTETQSINATITEIKASIDINTFVHIATKSISINEIGKCNISTQQRLVFDTYEENRATGSFVLIDRISNETVAAGLIRHPLRRAENIHWQALDIDRIARARQKKQQATVFWFTGLSGSGKSTIANFVEKRMHLEGRHTFILDGDNVRHGLNRDLGFTEADRVENIRRVAEVAKLMADAGLIVLVSFISPFRAEREMARQVIGPNEFVEIYVDTPFDECARRDPKGLYKKAFAGQLKNFTGIDSPYQPPLNPEIHLQTVQHSIEELVQQVYEYFEMHNGI
- the cysQ gene encoding 3'(2'),5'-bisphosphate nucleotidase CysQ: MDELVLTTDHGRSLLRSIEDAALVAAAMIMQQRHRGVTVQLKSDQSPVSTADVEAERAICTMLERQHPLIPIVAEERASSGQIANDLGDTFFLVDPLDGTKEFLAGRTDFTVNIALIIKGSPVAGAIISPALGRMYSGLRGSEASTVEIDVNSLDWRGNSKPLIVRSPSKMEIAVASRSHRCFETDEFIKRKGVQKVVSAGSSLKFCMIAEGLADVYPRFGRTMEWDTAAGDAILRAAGGRTVDTSGRDLIYGKRHDGTTNDFANPAFIAIGADYPL